The Bdellovibrionota bacterium genome includes a region encoding these proteins:
- a CDS encoding sulfatase-like hydrolase/transferase produces the protein MKFVLWVSFITIVMLTLSQTGCQWESKRPSFLIITIDSLPFDAIHCNETEKYKGFKAVCEEMVRFTHAYTPSIMSQAAIASFLTGKYPFEHGVWNNGSSFLSAKFKTSSEIAFEKGYKTSFVSGGPPIWRKSGLEQGFETFDDHIFVDYGKYYRPAFENMRVMQDWLGNLSGGDNFFSFIYLPDLQFPEVPTVDNDGFAREATYEGQFNEIDESLESFFGYLKKEEKWKNTWIIVAGLNGISREVRSKDFQGTNLYHENTNVALFVKPPQKKEHQNFSWTVDFNTSLVDVGRTLFDLLDSEFYDTTTTLFQTISLKTALLASADAVPQDRVLLFESGWPQWRKLGRTLFALQKDNYFMLYENPPKLFNTLIDRNQVYPIDIQQASMQVLTQTANQLISLLNFEDSQKLDQNIIKKYLLARLFFKMDKLNADALRDLQTLFTSTKDEEVAGWLARFYVENSRWKDLLILGSEAQQMDWVWLASKNLNLPSPQPSNCLKLLDAGSMEVSTYYNVCNDAILIQFLGWVKNKNKPEALMYRDNFYKLYRTFKTDLDIQKLNTQNGFVWDTSKDKITRPQNIELILALDNMSRFKQLIDKKF, from the coding sequence ATGAAATTTGTGTTGTGGGTTTCTTTTATAACGATCGTTATGCTGACACTAAGCCAAACCGGCTGTCAGTGGGAGAGTAAAAGACCTTCGTTTTTAATCATTACAATCGACTCCCTTCCTTTTGATGCAATTCATTGCAATGAGACAGAAAAGTACAAAGGCTTTAAGGCTGTATGTGAAGAAATGGTGCGATTTACTCATGCCTATACGCCATCGATTATGTCACAGGCAGCCATTGCTTCATTTTTAACAGGCAAATATCCATTTGAACACGGAGTTTGGAACAACGGATCTTCTTTTTTAAGTGCCAAATTTAAAACTTCTTCGGAGATAGCTTTTGAAAAAGGATACAAAACTTCATTTGTCTCCGGCGGTCCTCCGATATGGAGAAAATCAGGATTAGAACAAGGGTTTGAAACTTTTGATGACCATATTTTTGTAGATTACGGAAAATACTATCGCCCAGCCTTTGAAAATATGCGAGTGATGCAGGATTGGTTAGGGAATCTTTCCGGCGGAGATAATTTTTTTAGTTTTATATATCTTCCAGATCTTCAGTTTCCAGAAGTTCCCACGGTAGATAACGATGGTTTTGCGAGAGAAGCCACTTATGAAGGGCAGTTCAATGAGATTGATGAATCTTTGGAGAGCTTCTTCGGTTATCTGAAGAAAGAAGAAAAATGGAAGAACACCTGGATCATTGTTGCTGGATTGAATGGTATTTCAAGAGAAGTTCGCTCTAAAGATTTTCAAGGCACAAATTTATATCATGAAAACACCAACGTTGCGCTATTTGTAAAGCCACCACAAAAGAAAGAACATCAGAATTTTTCTTGGACCGTGGATTTTAATACGAGCTTAGTGGATGTGGGCCGTACTTTGTTTGATTTATTAGATAGTGAATTTTACGATACAACTACCACGCTATTTCAAACCATTAGCTTAAAAACAGCGTTACTAGCCTCAGCCGATGCAGTACCTCAAGACCGAGTGTTACTATTTGAGAGCGGATGGCCGCAGTGGAGAAAGCTGGGAAGAACTCTTTTTGCTCTTCAAAAAGACAACTACTTTATGCTTTATGAAAATCCTCCGAAACTTTTCAATACACTTATTGATAGAAATCAAGTCTATCCCATTGATATTCAACAAGCTTCAATGCAAGTTCTCACGCAGACGGCAAATCAGCTGATCAGTCTTTTGAATTTTGAGGACAGTCAGAAATTAGATCAAAATATAATTAAAAAATATTTGCTCGCTCGTCTATTTTTTAAAATGGATAAATTGAATGCAGATGCGCTTCGTGATCTGCAAACTCTTTTCACCAGCACAAAAGATGAAGAGGTGGCTGGATGGCTTGCTAGATTTTATGTTGAGAACTCAAGATGGAAAGATCTCTTAATCTTGGGCTCAGAAGCCCAGCAGATGGATTGGGTTTGGTTGGCTTCAAAAAATTTAAATCTTCCATCTCCACAGCCATCGAATTGTTTAAAGTTACTTGATGCGGGTTCGATGGAAGTTTCGACTTATTATAATGTATGTAATGATGCGATACTGATTCAATTCTTAGGATGGGTTAAAAATAAAAATAAACCTGAGGCCCTGATGTACAGAGATAATTTCTACAAGCTCTACCGCACATTCAAAACAGACTTAGATATCCAAAAACTCAATACGCAAAATGGATTTGTCTGGGATACTTCAAAGGACAAGATTACTCGACCACAAAATATAGAGTTGATTTTAGCTTTAGATAATATGAGTCGGTTCAAACAACTTATAGACAAAAAATTCTAA